The Lonchura striata isolate bLonStr1 chromosome 9, bLonStr1.mat, whole genome shotgun sequence region ATAGCAGTCTCATTCTTCAAGGTGGCCATACAtgtaaaataacattaaatcattatattatattatatgtatatatatatatatctattatGAAGTCTCTTGCCCCCAGGTGTTTCCTGTTGTCATATACCACCCTCATACCTGTGTATGTCTAAGCTGCCTGCTGCTTCCAAGCACTTGAAGCACAAACTGGCTTGAGACTTTGGAAAACCATCTAAGTAAACAAAGACCTGCTTTGCCGAAAGTATGCTGGGATTTTTGTGCAGGCACTTCACACACAGgtgacaaaaattattttgaccAGTAGAGCTGCAGGGGATCTACCcatatatttctatataataTAAACTTGATCTAAAAACAGTCACCTCACTAATGCAGTTATTGCAATGAATGCAGCcatcaaaatgcaaatgaatCTTTCATTGGTTGATTCCCCTTAGAATTCTCACTGCAGGTCTTCCCTATCCTATGTCCTATGATGAAGCCTTCATCATTAGAAATACAACAGGGGAGGAATGGCAGCTATTCAAAGTGTTTTTCTTCCAAGTGCTGTCCTACAAGTATCAAAAGAAATCCCAACCTGATGATCCTCCAACATCTCAGGGCCTGTCCCCCAGACCATCAATCCTCAGAATAACTGCACAGTCGGTACAGATCTCTCCCATCAGTCCTAAAACAACACAGACAacaggaaatggaaaacaagATGGAGGGCTGAAAAGATACTTActctttctctttgctttctttttccactTGAGTGAGacaatcccatttttcctcctgcttcttCTTACACATGACAAGGATCATGTCTGTCTTTATCTGTATGGTGAACAACAGCAAGGCATGAATTTAGAATGTTTCATGAAGGGATGCCAGTCAAAATGAGTAAGGTTAGCTTGTACCAACATAAGTCTCTTCTATACTCGCAAATTCCCCAGCATTTCTCTCAGCTATCCATTATTATGTAGCATACAAAAATTATAGGATGTACTCAGCCTCAGGGTACAAAGTATTAACTCCACCGTGGACAATTTATATATGTGATTAATAGAATACTAGTAAAGACTTATACTGCCAACATAaagtgctgcaggaacactGTCCAGAGATTTAAAGGCTGCTCAAGCACCCAGGATTGCTTGGCAAAGAGTGACTATATTTACAAGACTTCTCCAAGCATACCAAGTTGAAGTAGAGGCTCCTCCAATTTATTTCTCCAAAGACAAGAAACTAGTTCTGGGGTATTGCTTAATCTTGCAACATGTTTGCAAGCTACAGAGCCTGTTGACTTGCAACCCTGACCTAAATTTCACAAAGAACTCCAGCATGCCACAGCAGACAAGGGTCTACTGCAGCTTTAGCTTGGCTTAACAAGTACATGACCACTGCTCGCTTTCACACTGTATTAAAAATCACCAGAGCATCACTCTTGGTTTATTTCAGCTGGTTTAATTTCACTCTGTACTCATTTCAGACCCATTTCCAATTCAACCAGTAGTTCTTCACATCTGATGTCACCAAGCACAACAGAGAACTCACAGGAGGTTTGTGACACATCTCAGCCTGGAAAGCTGCCACAAGCAGCGGAGTATGGGTATCACcagtcagcagcagcacaatgtTACTAGttgtcctggttttggctgggagaTAGTTAATTTTTCCCTTAGAAAATTAACACCCTGCTAAGGTTAAACCAGCACACCAGTGTTCAGTTCTGGAGCAACAAACGCTTACTAAGGCAGAGCAAGTTCCACACTTGGCTTTGGGAATTAAGCCTATTTAAGCTTCCCAAGCTTTCAGTCTGCTGACAAATCTCTTAAAATTACAAAGAATTTCTCAGAGGTATTTAAAAGCACAAATATGCAAATGAACACTTGGTGGTATTTTCTGcttaattatttctgaaatcCTGTTGGTGAGCTATTAAATATACAGACATGATCTCTTGAAATAGGATTCCAGAGACTAATTCTGCAGTTATGACAATCACAGATTAGTAGGACTCATGTTCACAGTGCAAAGACTTAGCAGCAGAAGGGAGGGACTGCACATTAGAATGGAGATTCCTGAAGTAGCCAGGAAATGAACATGATACTCTGTGCGAGCCCTAAATTACCTCTAACAGACAAGTTCACTGACCTTTCTAGAGCTGCCTTCCACAGAGATGGGCTTCAGGAGGTTGTTGAAGGTCATGGTGTAGTTCTTCCCATTCAGATTCTTCACTAGCAGATCAAATGACCTGGACAcaggaagtggagggagaaaaggcaCAAATATTCCAATCATTACACTGTCTGAAAACCCTTTAGCAGGTGTATTTCTTAGGAAAGCAGAGTACTTCTTGGGAAAGCAGACCAACAGGCTTGACTTATGTTATTTTCAGACCTCTCAAAATGTTCAATTttaacagagaaattaaaaggacCAATCCAGACTCACAACAAATCAGGATCTTTAGGATCCTTTCTACCTACAAGCTTAGAAACCCAGATTTCCTTAATGTACACCTCAGTTCTATCAGCACAAATACCCAGGGCTAACACTATGTGCCTCCATCAAGCATGGTGAGGTGCACTTGTAAAATGAAAACACTCTGATACCCTCAAGTGCTATTAAAAGCTAATACAACTGAAgttcataaaaatgaaaaagggtgtggagaaaaaaaggctGATCCAACACTCCTGCATTTCACTGTTCTTGTTGTGCTACAAGATGAACTCACCTCTCTGTGAAATTCACCTGCACGTTCTCAGCTGGAAGTTTCTGGACACCATTTAAAGAGATGTAAATCTTAACAAACTTATCTGACTGATCCCAACCTGGAagcaaaaaaaagagattaagtTCTACCTTTCCTCCTTAAGCTTCATGCACTCCAACTTCCCCCACAAAGTCCCCTAGAACTAGGGTCTTTTCCTTACTGAAGCAATTTTCAGGgcaataaaaggaaaacatgaaTTACTCAGGAATAACTTGAGAGCAAAGGGATgttctcccccccccccccccccccccatgtAGCCCTGTTCCCTAATCCCTGCAAGTTCTGAGAAAACTCAAGTATCAGGTCAGGTCAAAAGAGAGCCACCCGGGCTGTACAGGGGGAGTCAGAGCCAGCTGTTTGCTCCTGCTGCAGTTTCCTTGACCCACTTCTTCCCTTACTCCCTGCATCTTGAGCAATTCCCTCTCCTCTCACCTACTTGGGGAGCAGAGAAGCCAAGACTTACTCTTATATTCCTGCTACACACTAAGCAATGGAAAAATACCAGCTGATACAGTAAGAATACTTAATGCATCCCACCAAAGGCTACCACACAAACACGATCAATACACACCGGGTTTGGATGGCAAGTAAAATGTGGCAGCTTTTAAAGTGGGGTCTCCAGTGTGGAATAAACACTGGAGATGTGGAATAAACAATTAAAGCTTCACTATGATGCTAAGTGGCAACGCTAATTCCTAGTAATGCCACTCTGCCATCTCTTCAGAGAGATGCTAGAACTCTAGAAAAACAATCCTACCGTAATTGTTTATCTTCACTGTGTACCCTCCCAGAGATGacttttcttcctctgccaCATCTTTTGGCTTTGGCGGAGGCTGATTCTTAATTTCCAGCTCCAGCTTTTGTTTCTCTGCCACAAGGACATCACGCACCCTCTTCCTAGTGGCATTTGTGAGCAGCTCTTTAACCTCTTCCAAATCTTTCTGCAACTGGATCAAAAACAAAGGATCACACGTATACATCACATACATTCTTTGTGCTGAGGGGTCACAGCTTTGTAGGACAATTTCACGTATTCTAGATACTGGAATTTGAGCTTTATCAGGCCAGTAGTTTAGTTTCCCACTACAAGCAGTTAAGCACGGAATCATCCCTTCCTCACCCCCGTCCACTCCTGTAGGTATGCACAACCACAGAATCCTAATTCACACAACGGGTCGGGCTGGAAGGGTGCAACTCCCCTGCTCAGCCACGGCCATCTCAGAGCACAACACTGGAAAAGACACCCAAGCCCATCAATTCAGACAAGGTTTAAGCTTTCAGCGCTTAACTCTTCATACACTAAAAACCAACAAGAACCACCAGAAGCTGGGCGGATGGCACCGCCGCAAGGGGAGCCCCCCACAGCGCTCAGCGACCGCGGGGACTGACGCTGCCCGGCTCCCCGGCGGGGCCACACCGCTGCCCCTCGCCCAGGACCCGGCCCGCACCGCGGAGCGAAGTCGGGAACGGCCTCACCTCCTCCCGCGCCACGGCCATGGCGGCTGCCCGCGGAACCTCTGGAACCTTCCGGCCGCGGGAAGTGACGCgcggccccggcaccgcccgccccggccctcAGGAGGCGGGACCGCGAGGTTCTCTGCCCGCTGTGGCTCTGAGGGACGGGCGGGACCGGGAGCGTCTCCCCCCGCCTCCTGACCCTGGGCTTCTCCCCCTGCCGGGCTCGGGGcacgggcggggccgggagcgtcTCCCCCCGCCTCCTGACCCTGGGCTTCTGCCCCTGCCGGGCTCGGGGCACGGGCGGGACCGGGAGCGTCTCCCCCCGCTCCGGGCACGGGCgtgttatgtgtagtagatataaCTCGCGCCATTTCTAGTGTGATCctgaatatttgttggagtacacacgtttgtattaggagtcCCCCACCCTCGCAGGCGAAACCTGGTTTGTGTTGAAACccgatttacaagtaaaaggatgtggctcggccGGGATCTAGGCCgtgagatggatatcatggaaatcctcaggcaAATgcatgtgaatgcagcgttcccgtaaatttcatcaagggattcaacaactccCGCACgctgaattgttcttcctcatcaccaaaaaagaaaatcttattagcctatggactctgaatggaagaaaagactgactgccgaaatcttggcctcaggcggaattttccctataaaatccgcctgtgccaggatggaggtgtgtgggcacagaggaaaacctctgctgaggctgactccttgttgcgcACCCAGtgccgaccccgggctcggctctgttctttccttgtggctggctagataggaTTTGAttgcaaaacaaatattttatttttccattttaatttggctgggcACATTTCCATTTATACCAGGCGGGACCAGGGCTCTTCCCGCCCCCGGGGCTGCTCAGCGTGAGGGCGGCTGAGGCTGCTGGGTTTTAGCTTGGCGATCGAAATCTCCCCCTCATTTTACAGCAGATGCCCCTGAGCTCGTGGTTGTCAAGGTCCTCGAataattttgcaaaataaagTGTTGTTTTGCTTCTTCAGGCAGAGAGTATCAGGCTCATGTGGTGGAGGTAAATGGTGATGAAAAGCGAAGAAATGTCTGTTCACGGCCTTTAAAGGAGGATGGGCTTATAAACTAAGTGCCATGTTCTGTGTCTGCTCCTCATTTTCATGGTtattgaggttggaaaagaccaacctcagctccagcagggtTTAAGCTTTCAAGTTCTAAGATTTCATCAATTATAAAACAACCAAATCCAATAGAAGCTGGGTGGATGGCACAGTGCCCTCACACACCTCCACAACTAATGCATAATAAGCTTTCTACAACAAACCCAGAGAAATTGTTCCTGACCTTTAATGTCACAGTGTGTACTCTGGGAGTGACTTTGTGAGTAAGAATTTATCAATCCATTTGCAAGGAAAATGTAGATTTTATTTACAGAGCATTTGGCTATATGCATGTAAAAACATGCTGGTGTAATGCTAccaaaattctcttttaagCATTTTCCtcatcaaaagaaaaacatgactGTTGACACTGTTACTAAATCAGTGCAATGAGCACCAACAAATAAAATTTCTATAGCCCCACTGGGCATTCCAGTTTCCCTGGAAGAAAACAATAAGGCAATGGCACTCTTTCTCTCAGCAGGAATGTAGAGGCAGTGTTTGCCCCCAGATGTCCTTTATAAACAGTGTGACCCAAGGCAGAACACAGCCCTTCAGCGCTGAAAAAGTCCATTTCTCTAGAAAAAGGTGCCAGTTGTAACACCTGTTTTACCAAACTAAGGAATGTCAGCTCGTTTGCTGATACATAGGCTTAAGGTCTGGGTTTTTGTGTCTTCTAAAGCGAACATCTAGGAATTCATCTGTAAAGAGATCTGTAGAGGTagggagggaagaagaaatTTCACAAAAATGAATTCAGAGAAGTCCTGAAGCCAAAGATTTACGTTCAAGTTGGCACTCCCCAAAGTGGTTTCAACAGATGTACTGAGGTGTTTATTATAaccctctgctgcagtgctTCAGGATCTGCAGTGGagaaaaaatctgcaaaattaACTGTAGGTATTCTAAATTTTCATAGGACTAAACATAAGCCTGACAATCTTCAAGAACAGCATTTGGAGACATGATAATTGATTTTATCCAGGAAATACAATATGGTCAGCTGGAATTTATGTTTGTGGcagtttttggtggttttttttgggttgttttttttttttttttttttttttttaattggttaaGGACAGTTGCTTATTCAGGAATTACttccttacattttttttttctgtgcaactgagacaaggaaaaattttgtggtttttaatgTAGCTACTAATCTTTGAGTTTCCCCACACTCAGTTGTGGTCTTATATTAGCAAGTGCTCTTATTTTTACAATTTAAATTGGTATTGCTTTCTAATTTAAGTTCTGGCTAGAGGAGGAAATGCTTTCGTTAACATAGAAATACATTTGAAGTGAGCctgtaatttgcttttttccttcagtttttggggtttttaaagtGTTTAGTTTCCTTAAATGATGAGTAATTCTGCACACATAGCACTTCCCTTTGAGTGGCATCTTCCATGTGGAAGAGTTATCACTCATGACAAGAAGCTGCAACAGCATCTGGATGCTGCCTCCTCTCCTGACAAACATTTTGGATAGTGATGTGGAGGTAAATCCATACAAAATATTATGGCTGGTAAATTTAATCTTTAGCTTTTGTCCCTCTTTGCCTTATCTTCCCCTGAAGTGCTGTGTGCTTTTGCTGTTATCTGGGAACAACGGCAGTTCTTCTCAGTTAATGGAAAAATTAATCCTAGAGCAGTTGCTCACATGGAAAAATGGTTTTATAAAGCATTTGGATACTTTCGACTGCAGCACATTCTCTTCTCTGTTCTTGCTCAGCCCTGCCTCTCTCTTTGTAGTCACTTGCCAGTTTCTTGCTGTTTATTCTCCCCCCTTGTCTCTTCCTGCCGGTGCACTGCCTCAAGGCTTGTGTACTCCAGACCTTACCAACAACTACCGTCCCACTGCTGTGTATCACCAACATTTAGGGAAAGCATGCTCTGTGCTGGAAACCTCAGACTGGCATGTGGAGCAGGGTGAGCTCTTAtccctctggcacagctgaACAGGGCCATTGTCCTAAGAAATTAGAATTAGCATGCACCCCCTTTGGACAGCCAACCTGCCAAGTCACAGTGCCCCggtgcagcagagctgctggtgagAACTGTGTCAGAAAACCTGacacagcagctgcttcttCCTGCAATCAGATTTAAGCTGCTTCTTAAGTAAATGGCTTAGGAAAATAAGCATCTTATTCCCAAGttgttttccatttccatttattttacaAGGCATCGTTCACACAATGGTAACAAGGTACTGATTTGAACATTTCTGTAACAATTAAAAAAGTAAACATTTGTTGTGACCAGGTACATTGAATTGCACTTTTAATAACAAGCATTACACTTATATTTTCATGTTGTACTTTATATAATACGTGGATGTGTTACCCAAGTAGTGGTAGTACTGAATGGTTCTCAGTTGGAAGTGTGACCTCTGTAtgatgctcttttttttttcctaactctTCAGGATTTGTGAACTTGGGACACACCCAGATCAAAAGGCAACCCCAAATCTGGAAAACTTCATTGTCATGGAGTCAGAGCTTTGGAGCTGCTCTGTTTTCAGTGTGCTGGAGCAAATCCACCTTAATGGCAGACACAGAGGGAGATGGATTATGCTTGATTGGAAACTTTTCTGCATTCATATGTTATCTTTTCCCAGTTCAAAGAAGCCAGAGAATCTTCTTCCATGGGAAAGCAAGAACTTCCAAAGCTCAATAGAGCTCTTGGCACAGCTTTTGAGGGTGGTATAGCAGAATTGCAAACCCAGGAATTactgaaaggcagaaaaatctGGGAACATCTGCTGTGGTTTGCATTGGTAGTACCATCCATGtattatataaaatacagaaataagagAAACTGTAAGGAAATTAGTACAGCCCAGGATTCTGGTGGTATCAAATGAAATTTATGATACCAAATCCTTTTGATGTATTTATCCCCTTGTCATTCTGTTTCTTTTATATTATTCTATATGTAAGATATAGTTCTCCAAAGATACATATATATTCCTTTACAGGTTAAATAAAAGCAAGTCACACtggataagaaaataataaaaagtaatatCCTAATTCTGTacccatttttttgtttttcaggtaaAAATAGCATGAAATACATTCAGTAGCAAAGCCATTGGGACCCAGGAGAAACTGAGAGCCCTGTATTCCTGGAGAATTGACCTGTATGTGTTAAGTCACAATCCTGAAATAAATTGTGTAGACTTCTGACCTGGGAAGGATAACGTCTTGGTCAATGCTGAGCATTATTTATCCAATTGCAAATTCCTTGCATTTCCCAAAAGCCACGTATGGATAGCTCAGTTCTAAAAGCTGCTGTGACATACACCTCCCCTAACACCTGAGAGATCCAAACTTGAGTGTTTCATCATGTCTCCCTTAGTGTTATTACCTGGAAGGAGTTAATGGGACAGTTCCCAGTAGGATATTGGCACAATAGGCAGACAAATGAGTTAGTTTTAACTTCTGTGTTTGCAGCCCCCTCAGCAGGgtccagcagggacagggagtgCTTGTCAGCCACAGCAATCCCTCAGAGCTGAGGGGAACATCTCTGCCCTCCCTTCACACTCAATCAATCATGACACTTACTATGGTTTTCTCTCGAGCAGCTGGAAGAACACCAGCACTGTAAGGTAAGAGTGCTTCTGGTATCAAAGCCAAGGGTGTTTAGGCTTAGAGGAGATGGTGCAGAAGTTGCCAATTATCCCTGAGTCTAACAGTAAATGAAAATCCTCTGAGTAAATGAAAATCACCTGATTCTAGTTCTCCCACACATACAAGTAGTTTCATGGATTTCACTGCAGCTACTTAACAGAAGGAAAGGAACAGCCCCACCTTGATCCTGTGGAGAAAACATGGCCATGTGACTCCCAAATGTTGATAATTTAGTACCAGtaaatgcagatttttatttACTCCTAAACTACCACGTTTAGTCAATGAGTAGCATCACGACCCTGAAGTCAATGGGATAGTTCATGCTTTGTGAAGGGGCTGAACTCTTGCAATTCTTGACTTTTTATCTCCATCTCCCCTTGTAAACGGctggttttatttcaaattgTTCTTAACACAGTGGCAGAGATGATAATTTATCTTCAAAGAAATTTCAAGTGCCAACTAAGAGAAGTAATTTTAAACatctaacaaagaaaaaaaaatactgcttacCTGTGTAAGCACTTTAACTTAGTTGTAGCAATGTAACTCAGCTGTAGCAAATTAAATCCTCATTAATGCTCAGGACAAGGGTGGGTTTGACCACTGGCAGTACTGATTACATGGCTGATTACCTTTCCTGAGAATGTTTCTGCCAAACCCTAATGCAGACACACCTCAGGGATTTCACAGTTTCTTGGCTTCTCCATCCAtggtattttttatatttttttctttttattcctctcCAGGTACATTTAGAAACTTAAACTAAGTGGAGTAAGTCCTATTACTTTAGAATATTAAGTTTGATTCACAAAGATAATACAAGACTAGTTCACAAATATACCACATAACTAAATCAGCCTTGCTTCATTTAGCCTGTAAAGTGTTACAGTCAAAGGAAAACCAATGTTTTAAAGTGAAAagaaggactttttttttttttttttttgccccccATACTGGGCATCTCAGGAAGAGATTATAGTCCAACAAGATAAAAGTTGtagtaaaaatattctttggaGGCTTGTTCCTAATCAAAGTAAAGACTTTATTTCAGAATGGTGCAATctcaataaaatttaaaaataggttttagttccacatatatatttataaaattcaaatgaattttaataaaagtttgATCTGAACACATAGTTTACTACAGCCTCAGGGAAAAAAGGCTGATCACTCCAGACTTAAAAGCTATGTTAGCTGTTGCAGTGCCACATGGAAACAACAGTTTCAGTAAGACCTTGATGATGTTTCCTGATGAAAAGCTGAGCAATAAGCCAGCTGTCCCTGACAAATCCACAAAGGATAAGCATGTAGGTAGTTCTGTGACACAGAGATCTCTTTTCTTGCAGGAAACTGAATTTCCTAATAGCATCTATAGTCAGCAGATAGAGTTTTAGCTTGCCTGGTCTAATCATGGAGTCCTGCTCCTTTCCTTCGTTCTGAATATTCATCAAGATAATGCcataaagttattttcttaCTCTTTCAGTAATGCTGAGAAGATGCAGCTTCCACCTAAATACTACTCTTCCAAAGGCCATTGCTACAAATGCTACCTTGGATCTACAGCTGGAAGGTGGAAATTGTTTACAGCCTTTAGGGTCACTGCTTTCCAAAACTTCCTTTGGGTGAGGTAAGCCAGCTTCCATCCTTACAAGGGTTTGAAATCATCACGGCTGGCAGGTAGCAAATGTGGTTTTGCTCCTGAAACTCAACTTTCAAAGTCAGAAACCAGCTACACTGAGAAAATGAACACTGGGTCAAAGCTCATTCTGTGAAACATGGTTACCTTATTTACCAGTTCCTTTTTGATGAATTTGGGAAGTCCCAGTCCCATGATCTGCTCATTGGACCCTTAGAGGTGATTTAACTCATTCACTTGACAAAAGATGAACTGTAGGGGGATAAATCCACCCccagctttttttgttgttgtttttaattatcTCCAGTACATCCTACAACAAGGACAAGGGACAGGACTGTACAATGGTGGGTTGGAGGGATGAGCAGGAGTGAGCTCGTAACTCATCTGCTCAGGGAATCACAGCCTAACACATTTCTGTACTTATTCTTACTGAACTTTTCCAATCATGGTTTTAAATCCACTTGTATGTATGATTTAAGCTAAATGAAATGAGACATTCAGACACTTGTCAAACAACCAGTTTTCCTCATGGGCACAGTACTCTCAAATGCAACAATCAGATGTTCACCAGGTATCCTTAAATGTCACTTCAGATTTATTATGAATTCAGATTCACATTCTGAATGTGAAGCAGAACTGGTAAGTGAATGACTAACACTGGGCTTAGTCAGTCGGGGAGAATGGAAACACTTATGCAAATATTATGAGCAAGACAGTGACAAGGGAAAAAGACCTTTGATAACATTTACAAAAGAAATACCAtctgtttttcctccttt contains the following coding sequences:
- the CACYBP gene encoding calcyclin-binding protein: MAVAREELQKDLEEVKELLTNATRKRVRDVLVAEKQKLELEIKNQPPPKPKDVAEEEKSSLGGYTVKINNYGWDQSDKFVKIYISLNGVQKLPAENVQVNFTERSFDLLVKNLNGKNYTMTFNNLLKPISVEGSSRKIKTDMILVMCKKKQEEKWDCLTQVEKESKEKEKAAYDTTDPSEGLMNILKKMYAEGDDEMKRTINKAWVESREKQYKGDIPMDI